In Bufo gargarizans isolate SCDJY-AF-19 chromosome 5, ASM1485885v1, whole genome shotgun sequence, the following are encoded in one genomic region:
- the CCNE2 gene encoding G1/S-specific cyclin-E2 has product MSRRSGRLQARNGKSDAENECPSTVATRKRKAEEVKPAHDGQWDTKRHNYEIQACWSQITAAEGATPCILIETPQKEVSVLPDISKFARYRFQNLFISPSPLPDLSWGSPKDVWLKMLSKESKYIHTSRSLQNHSTLNPDMRSILLDWLIEVSEVYSLHRETFYLAQDFFDRFMLTQNSVNKSMLQLIGVTSLFIASKLEEIYPPKLHEFAYVTDGACSEDDLIEMELIILKALKWELSPVTAVSWLNLFLQVSSLKDSPKLLLPQYSQEQFIQIAQLLDLCMLHITSLDFQYRILAAAALYHYTSMEVVTKATGLEWENVSECVHWMEPFFNVAQRNPPFQLKNFKKVPEEDRHNIQTHMTYLDMLDDVKVKLEPFPLEGQSPVSVGGILTPPKSTEKTPV; this is encoded by the exons ATGTCAAGAAGAAG TGGACGTCTACAAGCAAGAAATGGAAAAAGCGATGCAGAAAACGAGTGTCCGTCTACAGTTGCTACAAGGAAAAGAAAAGCCGAG GAAGTGAAGCCTGCCCATGACGGTCAGTGGGACACGAAGAGACACAACTATGAGATCCAG GCCTGCTGGTCACAGATAACGgcagctgaaggggcgacccctTGTATCCTCATCGAAACGCCACAAAAGGAAGTCTCAGTCCTGCCCGACATATCAAAGTTTGCACGATACCGGTTCCAGAATCTCTTCATCAGTCCATCTCCTTTGCCAGACCTCAG TTGGGGAAGTCCAAAAGATGTGTGGCTGAAAATGTTGAGTAAAGAGTCCAAATACATTCACACCAGCCGTTCACTACAAAACCACTCCACCCTTAATCCAGACATGCGCTCTATCCTGTTGGACTGGCTCATAGAG GTGTCTGAAGTGTATAGTCTGCACAGGGAAACCTTCTACCTCGCTCAAGACTTCTTTGACAGATTTATGTTGACGCAAAACTCTGTTAACAAAAGTATGCTTCAACTGATAGGTGTCACCTCCCTGTTCATTGCATCAAAACTGGAG GAAATCTATCCTCCCAAACTTCATGAGTTTGCATATGTCACTGATGGGGCATGCAGTGAAGATGACCTTATTGAAATGGAACTAATAATACTTAAG gccTTGAAATGGGAACTGAGTCCAGTGACTGCAGTTTCTTGGTTAAATCTCTTCCTTCAAGTCTCCTCTCTCAAGGACTCCCCCAAGCTGCTATTACCTCAGTATTCCCAGGAACAGTTTATTCAGATAGCTCAA ctttTAGACTTGTGTATGCTACACATTACCTCACTGGATTTCCAGTACAGGATTCTGGCAGCTGCAGCATTATACCACTATACTTCAATGGAAGTAGTCACCAAAGCTACAG GTCTGGAGTGGGAGAACGTTTCAGAATGTGTTCACTGGATGGAACCTTTTTTCAACGTGGCACAAAGAAACCCTCCTTTTCAGCTAAAGAATTTCAAGAAGGTTCCAGAAGAAGATCGCCACAATATCCAGACTCACATGACCTACCTTGACATGCTG GATGATGTCAAAGTAAAACTGGAGCCTTTCCCATTAGAAGGACAATCCCCAGTGTCTGTCGGTGGTATCTTAACTCCTCCTAAGAGTACAGAGAAGACTCCTGTATAA